One Cucumis sativus cultivar 9930 chromosome 1, Cucumber_9930_V3, whole genome shotgun sequence DNA segment encodes these proteins:
- the LOC105434457 gene encoding cysteine-rich receptor-like protein kinase 26, with translation MFHSNLFNFIIIITIIFIFISPAISQPNFSCSNKTGNYTANSIYSANLQHILSSLPTDERIVEGFLNISYGKGSNRVNAIALCRGDLPQEVCRSCFGDSVLELPTRCPNEKEAVIWYPNCMFRYSNRWIFGVVQDAPSFWIWNIEDAQDLQGFSKAVQGLLTQVAEEAALGDSKLKFAAGNVSIENEDYSSVYGLVQCTPDISQSECFDCLQTLAGVVQTRCPGKIGARMMRPNCILRYEIQSFFDPAVSIPSQSTPPPSPPSPLFPISPPPLSSNTSTNGEEKDSKRLKTVIVIVLPVVVVVLVVLIVSIFIFLRARKPRVGVTCSEVDDTADLETLVFDISTIRNATDDFSDENHIGQGGFGTVYKGSLVNGQEIAVKRLSQNSMQGESEFKNEVLLVAKLQHRNLVRLLGFCLHEDERILVFEFLQNSSLDKFLFDPLKGQDLDWGMRYKIILGIARGLVYLHEDSQIKVIHRDLKAANILLDTEMNPKISDFGMAKLFQDDETRGNTNKIVGTQGYMAPEYAIYGAFSDKSDVFSFGVLVLEIVTGQKNSSFYLEKNIDDLISYAWRNWREGTALNVVDPILKGGPSNEIKKCINIGLLCAQEHSADRPTMDTVLLMLSSDTITLPILSPPADFMNRKPKTDISSPESSGSHVIEME, from the exons ATGTTCCACTcaaatcttttcaatttcatcatcatcatcaccatcatcttcatcttcatcagcCCAGCAATTTCTCAACCAAATTTTAGTTGTTCAAACAAGACTGGCAATTACACAGCCAACAGCATTTACAGCGCCAATCTCCAACACATCCTCTCTTCTCTCCCAACAGACGAGCGCATTGTCGAAGGCTTCCTCAACATCTCCTACGGCAAAGGCTCCAACAGAGTCAATGCCATTGCACTCTGCAGAGGAGACCTACCCCAAGAGGTATGCCGCAGTTGTTTCGGTGACTCTGTTTTGGAGCTTCCAACAAGATGTCCCAATGAAAAAGAAGCCGTGATTTGGTACCCCAATTGCATGTTTCGTTATTCGAATCGATGGATTTTTGGGGTTGTGCAAGATGCTCCATCCTTTTGGATTTGGAATATTGAAGATGCACAAGACCTACAGGGGTTCAGTAAAGCAGTGCAGGGGCTGTTGACTCAGGTAGCAGAGGAGGCTGCTTTAGGAGATTCCAAGCTTAAATTTGCTGCTGGAAATGTCAGCATTGAGAATGAGGATTACTCGTCTGTTTATGGGCTGGTGCAATGCACGCCGGATATTTCACAGTCAGAATGCTTCGATTGCTTGCAAACTCTTGCTGGGGTTGTTCAAACCAGGTGTCCAGGGAAAATTGGAGCCAGAATGATGAGACCCAATTGTATTCTTAGGTATGAGATTCAAAGTTTCTTTGATCCTGCTGTTTCCATACCTTCCCAGTCGACCCCACCACCGTCACCGCCATCCCCTCTCTTCCCAATCTCACCTCCCCCTCTTTCATCAAATACATCGACCAATGGAGAAG AAAAGGATTCCAAGAGATTGAAGACTGTCATCGTTATAGTTCTGCCCGTGGTTGTGGTTGTACTTGTGGTATTAATTGTCAgcatcttcatctttttaagAGCAAGGAAACCAAGAGTTGGAGTTACAT GTTCAGAAGTGGATGACACTGCAGATTTGGAAACTTTGGTATTTGATATCAGTACTATAAGAAATGCAACCGATGACTTCTCAGATGAAAATCATATTGGACAAGGTGGATTTGGAACTGTTTACAAG GGAAGCCTTGTTAATGGACAAGAAATAGCAGTGAAAAGACTCTCCCAGAACTCCATGCAAGGAGAAAGTGAGTTCAAGAATGAAGTCCTGTTAGTGGCTAAACTTCAACACCGGAATTTGGTTCGGCTTCTCGGTTTCTGTCTGCACGAAGATGAAAGGATTCTTGTGTTCGAGTTTTTGCAGAACTCAAGTCTTGATAAATTCTTATTTG ATCCATTGAAAGGTCAAGATTTGGATTGGGGAATGCGctacaaaatcattttaggCATTGCTAGGGGCCTTGTTTATCTTCATGaagattctcaaattaaagttattcATCGGGATCTAAAAGCcgcaaatattttattagatacaGAAATGAATCctaaaatttcagattttggCATGGCAAAGTTGTTTCAAGATGATGAAACGCGAggaaatacaaataaaattgttggCACTCA GGGATATATGGCACCGGAATACGCAATATACGGAGCATTCTCAGACAAGTCAGACGTGTTTAGCTTCGGTGTATTAGTCTTGGAGATTGTGACTGGACAAAAAAACAGCTCTTTCTATCTGGAAAAGAACATAGATGATCTTATAAGCTAC GCATGGAGAAACTGGAGGGAAGGAACAGCACTAAATGTTGTAGATCCCATATTGAAAGGTGGCCCAAgtaatgaaataaagaaatgtatCAACATC